The following DNA comes from Sinorhizobium mexicanum.
GCCATGAATTCCTTCATGCTGTCGCCTTGCGTCTGAGCCGCTCCGGGCTGCGTCCCGACCTCGACCGAAAGCGCCGCCGTCGCGCCGGCGAGGGCGAGCGCAAACGAAAGGCCTAGCTTACGGACGGCATATCCCATTCCATCCCCTTTGCGGCGCCGAACTTCTTTCGCCTTCACAAGGCATCGATCCTGCCGCCGTGCAATCACCCCGCCAGGTTGCGGATCGCCCGCATGAAGACGCGGGCACCGATCCCGATCAGCGCGTCGGGAAAATCATAATCAGGATTGTGCAGCCGAGGATGGTTCTCGCCGGCGCCGAGGAAAAACATCGCCGAGGGGGCGACGCGGCCGAATAGTCCAAAATCCTCCGACGCCTTCATCGGCAGTGCGCCCGCGCCCCGATCGTGGCTGACGCCCTCCTCATCGAGCGCCCGCCTGAGTTCGCCGACCGCAGATGCCGCATTGCTGCACTGATGGAACACGTCCTCGTAGCAGATCCTCGCGTCAAGTTTCGCCGCCTCGGCCTCCCTGCGCACGAGTGCCTCCGCATTCGCCACCAGCGCCGCCATCCGCTCGTCCGTCAGCGTGCGCAGCGTCGCCCAGATCTCGGCGTAGCCGGGGCTGATGCCAAAGGCCTCCTCGCCGAGCTTCGCATGCGTCACCGTCGCCAGCGTGAAGTTTTCGTCGAGCGCCCCGCCGGCACCAAGCGCCGTCAGGCCGCTGAGGAGTCTTGCGAGCGCAAAAGTCGGCGCGATCCCGTCTTCAGGTGACGAGGCATGCGCCGTCTTGCCGGAAAGGGTAATCTTCATGCCGCGCGAGGCGCAGTTGACCGGGCCTTCCGCGAGGGCCACATGGCCGAGCGGCAGGCCGGGAAAGTTGTGCAGCGAAAACACGAAATCCGGTTTCAGCGCGGAAAATTTCGGATCGGCGAGCACCGCCGCCGCCCCTGCCCCGTTCTCCTCGGCCGGCTGGAAGAGCAGGATCGCCCGCCCCCGCGCCGGCCGCTCGCGGCCGAGCCCCTTGGCCAACGCCATCAGGATCGCCATGTGCCCGTCATGCCCGCAGAGGTGTCCCTTGCCGGCGATCTCGGAGCGATGCGGCAGATCGGAAACCTCCGTAATCGGCAGGCCGTCGAGCTCGGCGCGGATCATCACTGTCGGCCCTTCGTCTTTCCCCCGGTAGATCGCCGCCACGCCATGTCCGCCAAGCCCAGTGACGATCTCGTCCGCCCTGGTTTGCTCAAGCGCCCGCTCGACCGCCCTTGCCGTCTCCGCCTCGGCGCCGGAAAGCTCGGGCCGACGATGCAGCGCGCGCCGAAACGCTGTGACCTCATCCAACTCGCCGCCGCTCAGAAACATGCTTCAACTCCCCGAATGCACGCACCGCGTTCGTTCCTATGTTACGCGTCTGCCACGGCAAATCTTCTCACGAGACGATGCTCTAAGCGATTGCGGTCCGCGTCGAGGCAAATTTTCTGATAATGAGGAACTCAAGAACAACATAGGTCAGAAGAAACACGGCGTATTGGGGACCAAGCAATCCAACAAGAAACACAATTTCCACTCC
Coding sequences within:
- a CDS encoding amidohydrolase yields the protein MFLSGGELDEVTAFRRALHRRPELSGAEAETARAVERALEQTRADEIVTGLGGHGVAAIYRGKDEGPTVMIRAELDGLPITEVSDLPHRSEIAGKGHLCGHDGHMAILMALAKGLGRERPARGRAILLFQPAEENGAGAAAVLADPKFSALKPDFVFSLHNFPGLPLGHVALAEGPVNCASRGMKITLSGKTAHASSPEDGIAPTFALARLLSGLTALGAGGALDENFTLATVTHAKLGEEAFGISPGYAEIWATLRTLTDERMAALVANAEALVRREAEAAKLDARICYEDVFHQCSNAASAVGELRRALDEEGVSHDRGAGALPMKASEDFGLFGRVAPSAMFFLGAGENHPRLHNPDYDFPDALIGIGARVFMRAIRNLAG